Proteins encoded by one window of Streptomyces uncialis:
- the thiD gene encoding bifunctional hydroxymethylpyrimidine kinase/phosphomethylpyrimidine kinase, whose translation MTLPPIPVRPALPRVLTVAGSDSGGGAGIQADLKTMLALGTHGMSVLTAVTAQNSLGVQGAWELPVAAVRAQYRSVVDDIGVQAVKTGMLATAELVETVAGLLAATDAPVVVDPVGVSKHGDPLLASSALDAVRLELLPTATVATPNLDEVAQLTGIEVRSEDGMRRAAEAILRFGPRWALVKGGHLAGDAVDLLTDGAAEHWFRAPRLDNRHTHGTGCTLASAIAARLAHGDRVPQAVAAAKEYVTGAIGAGFALGGGIGPVDHGWRLRNA comes from the coding sequence ATGACCCTGCCGCCCATACCCGTCCGCCCGGCGCTGCCGCGCGTGCTCACCGTCGCCGGGTCCGACTCCGGGGGCGGGGCCGGCATCCAGGCCGACCTCAAGACCATGCTGGCCCTCGGTACGCACGGGATGAGCGTCCTGACCGCCGTGACCGCGCAGAACTCCCTGGGCGTCCAGGGAGCCTGGGAGCTGCCGGTGGCGGCCGTGCGCGCCCAGTACCGCAGTGTCGTGGACGACATCGGCGTCCAGGCGGTGAAGACCGGGATGCTGGCCACCGCCGAACTCGTCGAGACGGTCGCGGGGCTGCTCGCCGCGACCGACGCGCCCGTGGTGGTCGACCCGGTGGGGGTGTCCAAGCACGGCGATCCGCTGCTCGCGTCCTCCGCGCTGGACGCCGTCCGGCTGGAGCTGCTGCCGACGGCGACCGTCGCCACCCCCAATCTGGACGAGGTGGCGCAGCTCACCGGGATCGAGGTGCGGTCCGAGGACGGGATGCGCCGGGCAGCCGAGGCGATCCTGCGGTTCGGGCCGCGCTGGGCACTCGTCAAGGGCGGGCATCTCGCCGGGGACGCGGTCGACCTGCTCACGGACGGGGCCGCCGAGCACTGGTTCCGGGCACCCCGGCTGGACAACCGGCACACCCATGGCACGGGCTGCACCCTCGCCAGCGCGATCGCCGCCCGGCTCGCCCACGGCGACCGGGTGCCCCAGGCGGTCGCCGCGGCCAAGGAGTACGTGACCGGCGCGATCGGCGCCGGGTTCGCCCTGGGCGGCGGGATAGGGCCGGTGGACCACGGCTGGCGCCTCAGGAACGCCTGA
- a CDS encoding thiamine-phosphate kinase produces MKGTVGELGEFGLIKEMTARLTTTPAVRLGPGDDAAVVTAPDRRVVASTDVLLEGRHFRRDWSTAYDVGRKAAAQNLADIAAMGAVPTALLLGLVVPAELPVTWPTELMDGLRDECQVAGAAVVGGDVVRGETITLAITALGDLRNHEPVTRAGAQPGDVVAVTGWLGWSAAGHAVLSRGFRSPRAFVEAHRRPEPPYHAGPAAAGLGATAMTDVSDGLIADLGHIAESSKVRIDVRSGAVDVPSQMNDIAAAVGVDPLMWVLTGGEDHAIVATFPPEVKLPARWRIIGEVLNPSALPQVTVDGAPWTHKGGWDHFGDIEG; encoded by the coding sequence ATGAAGGGCACCGTGGGAGAGCTGGGCGAGTTCGGGCTCATCAAAGAGATGACGGCCCGGCTCACCACCACCCCGGCGGTACGGCTGGGGCCGGGCGACGACGCCGCGGTGGTGACCGCCCCCGACCGGCGGGTCGTCGCCAGCACCGACGTCCTGCTCGAAGGACGTCATTTCCGCCGCGACTGGTCCACCGCCTACGACGTGGGCCGCAAGGCCGCCGCACAGAACCTCGCGGACATCGCGGCCATGGGCGCCGTGCCCACCGCGCTGCTCCTCGGGCTCGTCGTCCCGGCGGAACTGCCGGTGACCTGGCCCACCGAGCTGATGGACGGGCTGCGCGACGAATGCCAGGTCGCGGGCGCCGCCGTGGTCGGCGGGGACGTCGTACGGGGCGAGACGATCACCCTGGCGATCACCGCGCTCGGCGATCTGCGCAACCACGAACCGGTGACCCGGGCCGGGGCACAGCCCGGTGACGTGGTCGCCGTCACGGGCTGGCTGGGCTGGTCGGCGGCCGGGCACGCGGTCCTCTCCCGGGGATTCCGCTCACCGCGGGCCTTCGTGGAGGCCCACCGCAGGCCCGAACCCCCGTACCACGCGGGTCCCGCCGCCGCCGGACTCGGCGCGACCGCGATGACCGACGTCAGCGACGGGCTGATCGCCGACCTCGGGCACATCGCGGAGTCCAGCAAGGTCCGGATCGACGTCCGTTCGGGCGCGGTGGACGTGCCGTCGCAGATGAACGACATCGCAGCCGCCGTCGGTGTCGACCCGCTCATGTGGGTGCTCACCGGGGGCGAGGACCACGCCATCGTGGCGACCTTCCCGCCCGAGGTGAAGCTCCCCGCGCGCTGGCGGATCATCGGCGAGGTCCTCAATCCGTCGGCGCTGCCCCAGGTCACGGTCGACGGCGCGCCCTGGACGCACAAGGGCGGCTGGGACCACTTCGGCGACATCGAGGGCTGA
- a CDS encoding Lrp/AsnC family transcriptional regulator produces MVQAYILIQTEVGKASTVADTISKIPGVIQAEDVTGPYDVIVRAQADTVDELGRMVVARVQQVDGITRTLTCPVVHL; encoded by the coding sequence GTGGTACAGGCGTACATCCTGATCCAGACGGAGGTCGGCAAAGCGTCGACCGTCGCTGACACGATCAGCAAGATCCCGGGGGTGATCCAAGCAGAGGACGTGACCGGACCGTACGACGTGATCGTGCGGGCGCAGGCCGACACCGTCGACGAGCTGGGCCGCATGGTGGTTGCCAGGGTCCAGCAGGTGGACGGCATCACCCGAACCCTGACCTGCCCGGTCGTTCATCTGTAG
- a CDS encoding DUF3515 domain-containing protein produces MNILRRRPRSLAGPSVLALLFTVTGCSVLDGPATAAVPSPGAAADRLCRDLREELPERVEGLGRQDPEPSSELTAGWGDPAIILRCGVPKPAALLDPKAESVTADGVAWLIEPQKNGSFRFTTVQRRVYVEVSLPKSRTGGGVNPLLDFAEPVKKTVPEGIPD; encoded by the coding sequence GTGAACATTCTCCGTCGCCGGCCCCGTTCACTCGCCGGGCCGTCCGTCCTCGCCCTGCTGTTCACCGTCACCGGTTGTTCCGTACTGGACGGACCGGCGACGGCGGCGGTGCCTTCTCCGGGCGCGGCGGCGGACCGGCTGTGCCGGGACCTGCGCGAGGAGCTCCCCGAGCGGGTGGAGGGGCTCGGCAGGCAGGACCCGGAGCCCTCGTCCGAACTGACCGCCGGATGGGGTGATCCGGCGATCATACTGCGCTGCGGTGTGCCCAAGCCCGCGGCGCTCCTCGATCCGAAGGCCGAGAGCGTGACGGCCGACGGTGTGGCCTGGCTCATCGAGCCGCAGAAGAACGGTTCCTTCCGTTTCACCACCGTGCAGCGCCGCGTGTATGTCGAGGTGTCCCTGCCGAAGTCCCGTACGGGCGGGGGCGTGAACCCGCTGCTCGACTTCGCGGAGCCGGTGAAGAAGACGGTCCCGGAGGGCATCCCCGACTGA
- a CDS encoding D-alanine--D-alanine ligase family protein, producing the protein MSSETSPQGHRLRKPRVAVVFGGRSSEHGISVVTAGAVMRAIDRTKYDVLPIGITQDGRWALTADEPDRMAITDRQVPNVDQLAESSEGSVVLPVDPNDREVVYTEPGAVPKALGDVDVVFPVLHGPYGEDGTLQGLLELSGTPYVGSGVLASAVGQDKDYMKRVFQSFGLPVGPYLVVRPREWEQDETGARERIAHFAAEHGWPLFIKPARAGSSMGITKAGSFEELDEAIEEARRHDPKFLVESLLRGREIECGVLEFEDGPRASVPAEIPPVQAHDFYDFEAKYIDSAAGIIPAPLTPEQTAEIQRLAVAAFEAASCEGLVRADFFLTEDGTFVINEINTMPGFTPISMYPRMWEASGVPYPELVDRLVQAALRRSTGLR; encoded by the coding sequence ATGAGCAGCGAGACCTCACCCCAGGGCCACCGGCTCCGCAAGCCGCGTGTGGCCGTCGTGTTCGGCGGCCGCAGTTCCGAGCACGGCATCTCCGTCGTCACGGCGGGCGCCGTCATGCGTGCCATCGACCGCACCAAGTACGACGTGCTGCCGATCGGCATCACCCAGGACGGGCGCTGGGCGCTGACCGCCGACGAACCGGACCGGATGGCGATCACCGACCGTCAGGTGCCGAACGTCGACCAGCTGGCCGAGTCGTCCGAGGGCAGTGTCGTCCTCCCTGTCGACCCGAACGACCGCGAGGTCGTCTACACCGAGCCCGGTGCCGTGCCCAAGGCCCTCGGCGACGTCGATGTGGTCTTCCCGGTCCTGCACGGCCCGTACGGCGAGGACGGCACCCTTCAGGGGCTCCTCGAACTCTCCGGGACGCCGTACGTCGGCTCCGGGGTCCTCGCCTCGGCCGTCGGTCAGGACAAGGACTACATGAAGCGCGTCTTCCAGTCCTTCGGCCTGCCCGTCGGCCCGTATCTCGTGGTGCGGCCCCGGGAGTGGGAGCAGGACGAGACGGGCGCGCGGGAGCGGATCGCCCACTTCGCGGCCGAGCACGGCTGGCCGCTGTTCATCAAGCCCGCCCGCGCGGGCTCCTCGATGGGCATCACCAAGGCCGGTTCCTTCGAGGAGCTGGACGAGGCGATCGAGGAGGCCCGGCGCCACGACCCGAAGTTCCTGGTCGAGTCGCTGCTGCGGGGCCGGGAGATCGAGTGCGGTGTCCTGGAGTTCGAGGACGGCCCGCGCGCGAGCGTGCCCGCCGAGATCCCGCCCGTCCAGGCCCATGACTTCTACGACTTCGAGGCGAAGTACATCGACTCCGCCGCCGGGATCATCCCCGCGCCGCTGACGCCCGAGCAGACCGCGGAGATCCAGCGGCTCGCGGTCGCCGCGTTCGAGGCCGCGTCCTGCGAGGGGCTCGTCCGCGCGGACTTCTTCCTCACGGAGGACGGGACGTTCGTCATCAACGAGATCAACACGATGCCCGGGTTCACCCCCATCTCGATGTACCCGCGGATGTGGGAGGCGAGCGGGGTGCCCTACCCGGAGCTGGTGGACCGGCTCGTGCAGGCCGCGCTCCGGCGCTCCACCGGACTGCGCTGA
- a CDS encoding NAD(P)H-dependent glycerol-3-phosphate dehydrogenase, which produces MTSTVKAAVFGTGSWGTAFGMVLADAGCDVTLWGRRAGLADAVNSTRTNPDYLPGVELPANLRATTDPAEAAAGADFTVLAVPSQTLRANLADWAPLLAPGTVLVSLMKGVELGSAMRMSEVVEDVAKVGADRVAVVTGPNLAREIAARMPAASVVACADEGVAQRLQAACHTPYFRPYTNTDVVGCELGGAVKNVIGLAVGIADGMGLGDNAKGSLITRGLAETTRLGLAMGADPLTFSGLAGLGDLVATCSSPLSRNHTFGTNLGKGMTLQETIAVTRQTAEGVKSCESVADLARRHGVDMPITETVVDIVHEGKPPVVALRELMSRSAKAERR; this is translated from the coding sequence GTGACCAGCACCGTGAAGGCGGCCGTCTTCGGCACCGGCTCCTGGGGAACGGCATTCGGGATGGTGCTCGCGGACGCGGGCTGCGACGTGACCCTGTGGGGCCGCCGCGCCGGACTCGCCGACGCCGTCAACTCCACCCGGACCAACCCGGACTATCTGCCGGGCGTCGAACTGCCCGCGAACCTGCGGGCCACCACCGACCCGGCCGAGGCCGCCGCCGGAGCCGACTTCACCGTCCTCGCGGTTCCTTCGCAGACCCTGCGCGCCAATCTCGCGGACTGGGCGCCGCTGCTCGCCCCGGGCACCGTCCTGGTGTCGCTGATGAAGGGCGTCGAGCTGGGGTCCGCGATGCGGATGAGCGAGGTCGTCGAGGATGTCGCGAAGGTCGGCGCCGACCGCGTCGCCGTCGTCACCGGGCCGAACCTCGCCCGGGAGATCGCCGCCCGGATGCCCGCCGCGTCCGTCGTCGCCTGCGCCGACGAGGGCGTCGCCCAGCGGCTCCAGGCCGCGTGCCACACCCCGTACTTCCGCCCGTACACCAACACCGACGTCGTCGGCTGCGAACTGGGCGGGGCCGTCAAGAACGTCATCGGGCTCGCCGTGGGCATCGCCGACGGGATGGGCCTCGGCGACAACGCCAAGGGCTCGCTGATCACCCGGGGGCTCGCCGAGACGACCCGCCTCGGCCTCGCGATGGGCGCCGACCCGCTGACGTTCTCCGGGCTCGCCGGGCTCGGGGACCTGGTCGCCACCTGCTCGTCGCCGCTGTCGCGCAACCACACCTTCGGCACCAACCTCGGCAAGGGCATGACCCTCCAGGAGACCATCGCGGTCACCCGGCAGACCGCCGAGGGCGTCAAGTCCTGCGAGTCCGTGGCCGATCTGGCCCGCCGGCACGGGGTCGACATGCCGATCACGGAGACCGTCGTCGACATCGTCCACGAGGGCAAGCCGCCGGTCGTGGCGCTCAGGGAACTGATGTCCCGCAGCGCCAAGGCCGAACGCCGCTGA
- a CDS encoding lysophospholipid acyltransferase family protein — protein sequence MSRRKVGFWYRFAAVLCKPPLVVLFKRDWRGMENIPAEGGFITVVNHNSHVDPVAYAHFQYNTGRVPRFLAKHALFRKGFVGAAMRGTGQIPVYRESTDALSAFRAAIGAVERGECVAFYPEGTLTRDPDQWPMIGKTGAARVALATGCPVVPVAQWGANLLLPPYASKPDLWPRKTHHVLAGPPVDLSRFHDREPTPELLKEATEVIMAAITEQLELLRGEKAPHTRYDPRHVRVEQRRRTAAEHIDHDIEGGK from the coding sequence GTGTCCCGCCGAAAAGTCGGCTTCTGGTACCGCTTCGCGGCGGTCCTGTGCAAACCGCCACTGGTGGTTCTGTTCAAGCGGGACTGGCGAGGAATGGAGAACATTCCGGCCGAGGGCGGATTCATCACCGTGGTCAACCACAATTCGCATGTGGACCCGGTTGCCTACGCCCACTTTCAGTACAACACGGGACGAGTGCCCCGTTTCCTGGCCAAGCACGCTCTTTTCCGTAAGGGCTTCGTGGGTGCGGCGATGCGTGGCACCGGCCAGATCCCCGTCTACCGCGAGAGCACCGACGCGCTCAGCGCCTTCCGGGCCGCGATCGGCGCCGTCGAACGCGGTGAATGCGTCGCCTTCTACCCCGAGGGCACCCTCACCCGCGATCCGGACCAGTGGCCCATGATCGGCAAGACGGGCGCCGCCCGGGTGGCGCTCGCCACCGGCTGCCCGGTCGTCCCCGTGGCCCAGTGGGGCGCCAACCTGCTGCTGCCGCCGTACGCGAGCAAGCCCGACCTGTGGCCCCGCAAGACGCACCATGTGCTCGCGGGACCCCCGGTGGACCTCTCCCGGTTCCACGACCGGGAACCGACCCCGGAACTCCTCAAGGAGGCCACGGAGGTCATCATGGCGGCCATCACCGAGCAGCTGGAGCTGCTGCGCGGGGAGAAGGCCCCGCACACCCGCTACGACCCGCGCCATGTGCGAGTCGAACAGCGCCGCAGGACAGCGGCGGAACACATCGACCACGACATCGAGGGCGGCAAGTGA
- the cofC gene encoding 2-phospho-L-lactate guanylyltransferase, translated as MRWTLVVPLKPLARAKSRLSDTAPDAVRPRLVLAFAQDTVAAAGASPAVRDVVVVTDDPLAGRELAGLGARIVPDAPRRAPDRTRDRTPDDGLNAALTHGVATVRLGRPDAAVAALNADLPALRTEELTRVLEQAARFPRAFLADAAGIGTTLLTALSGRELLPLFGNASRMRHRGSGAAEIMLPGIDSVRQDVDTGADLRTALSLGVGPHTQKAATLLPHPGHPPRSHL; from the coding sequence GTGCGGTGGACGCTGGTCGTCCCCTTGAAGCCCTTGGCGCGGGCGAAGAGCAGGCTTTCGGACACCGCGCCGGACGCCGTACGGCCCCGGCTGGTCCTCGCCTTCGCGCAGGACACCGTGGCCGCGGCGGGTGCGAGCCCGGCGGTACGCGATGTGGTGGTCGTCACGGACGACCCGCTGGCAGGGCGGGAACTGGCCGGACTGGGCGCGCGGATCGTCCCCGACGCGCCCCGCCGCGCGCCGGACCGCACCCGCGACCGCACGCCCGACGACGGGCTGAACGCGGCGCTGACGCACGGCGTGGCCACGGTGCGTCTGGGGCGGCCCGACGCGGCGGTGGCCGCGCTGAACGCGGATCTCCCCGCATTGCGCACCGAGGAATTGACCCGCGTTCTCGAACAGGCCGCCCGTTTTCCGCGCGCATTCCTCGCGGATGCTGCGGGAATCGGTACGACATTGCTCACCGCGTTGTCCGGGCGTGAACTGCTGCCCCTTTTCGGGAACGCCTCCAGAATGCGGCACAGGGGTTCCGGGGCGGCCGAGATCATGCTTCCGGGTATCGATTCCGTCCGCCAGGACGTCGATACCGGTGCGGATCTGCGTACCGCCCTTTCCCTCGGCGTGGGCCCCCACACCCAAAAAGCAGCGACCCTCCTCCCCCACCCCGGACACCCCCCGCGCTCCCACCTCTGA
- a CDS encoding HU family DNA-binding protein translates to MNKAQLVEAIADKVGGRQQAADAVDAVLDAIVRAVVGGDRVSVTGFGSFEKVERPARYARNPQTGERVRVKKTSVPRFRAGQGFKDLVSGSKKLPKGGEVSVKKAPKGSLTGGTRTTTKAAAKKATAKKATARKATTTAAARKTTAAAKKTTATAKKTTAKKTTATAKKATPAKTTAAKKTTATAKKTTAAAKKTAPAKKTTAKKAPAKKSTARKTTTAKKATARKR, encoded by the coding sequence GTGAACAAGGCGCAGCTCGTAGAAGCGATTGCCGACAAGGTCGGCGGCCGTCAGCAGGCCGCTGACGCCGTCGATGCCGTACTCGACGCCATCGTGCGCGCAGTTGTCGGTGGGGACCGTGTTTCGGTCACCGGCTTCGGCTCGTTCGAGAAGGTCGAGCGGCCGGCGCGGTACGCCCGTAACCCGCAGACCGGGGAGCGCGTGCGGGTCAAGAAGACCTCCGTGCCCCGTTTCCGTGCGGGCCAGGGGTTCAAGGACCTGGTGAGCGGTTCCAAGAAGCTCCCCAAGGGCGGCGAGGTCTCCGTCAAGAAGGCCCCCAAGGGCAGCCTGACCGGTGGCACCAGGACCACCACCAAGGCCGCGGCGAAGAAGGCCACCGCCAAGAAGGCCACGGCCCGCAAGGCCACCACCACGGCCGCCGCCAGGAAGACGACGGCCGCCGCGAAGAAGACCACGGCCACCGCCAAGAAGACCACGGCGAAGAAGACCACCGCCACGGCGAAGAAGGCCACCCCCGCGAAGACGACGGCGGCCAAGAAGACCACGGCCACCGCCAAGAAGACGACGGCCGCGGCCAAGAAGACCGCGCCCGCGAAGAAGACCACCGCGAAGAAGGCGCCGGCCAAGAAGTCGACCGCGCGTAAGACGACGACCGCCAAGAAGGCCACCGCCCGCAAGCGGTAG
- a CDS encoding SCO5555 family protein yields MERDDQLQLYGVVADQLKEAHAKVRALQVPEGVRMALTRKLLVITAVAKHDLADAARRLKRLNADLDEGRIPEDT; encoded by the coding sequence ATGGAACGCGACGACCAACTCCAGCTCTACGGGGTCGTGGCGGACCAATTGAAGGAAGCGCACGCCAAGGTGCGCGCACTGCAAGTCCCGGAGGGCGTACGGATGGCGCTGACCCGGAAGCTGCTGGTCATTACGGCCGTGGCCAAACACGACCTCGCCGATGCGGCAAGGCGTCTGAAGCGATTGAACGCGGACCTCGACGAGGGGCGAATCCCCGAAGACACCTGA
- the leuD gene encoding 3-isopropylmalate dehydratase small subunit → MEAFTTHTGRAVPLRRSNVDTDQIIPAHWLKKVTRDGFEDGLFEAWRKDPDFILNRPERQGASVLVAGPDFGTGSSREHAVWALQNYGFKTVISSRFADIFRGNSLKNGLLTVVIEQKVVDALQELTEADPQAEITVDLQAREVRAEGLTAPFELDENARWRLLNGLDDISITLANETDITAYEARRPSHKPRTLPV, encoded by the coding sequence ATGGAAGCCTTCACCACCCACACCGGCCGGGCCGTCCCGCTGCGCCGCAGCAACGTCGACACCGACCAGATCATCCCCGCGCACTGGCTGAAGAAGGTCACCCGCGACGGCTTCGAGGACGGGCTCTTCGAGGCGTGGCGCAAGGACCCCGACTTCATCCTCAACCGCCCCGAGCGCCAGGGTGCCAGCGTCCTGGTCGCGGGCCCCGACTTCGGTACCGGCTCCTCGCGTGAGCACGCCGTATGGGCGCTCCAGAACTACGGCTTCAAGACGGTCATCTCGTCGCGCTTCGCCGATATCTTCCGGGGCAACTCGCTGAAGAACGGCCTGCTCACGGTAGTGATCGAGCAGAAGGTCGTGGACGCGCTCCAGGAGCTGACCGAGGCCGACCCGCAGGCCGAGATCACCGTCGACCTCCAGGCCCGCGAGGTGCGGGCCGAGGGCCTCACCGCCCCGTTCGAGCTGGACGAGAACGCCCGCTGGCGGCTGCTGAACGGTCTGGACGACATCAGCATCACCCTCGCCAACGAGACGGACATCACCGCGTACGAGGCACGCCGGCCCTCCCACAAGCCGCGCACCCTCCCGGTCTGA
- the leuC gene encoding 3-isopropylmalate dehydratase large subunit → MGRTLAEKVWDDHVVRRAEGEPDLLFIDLHLLHEVTSPQAFDGLRQNGRRVRRLDLTIATEDHNTPTLDIDKPIADPVSRAQLETLRRNCAEFGVRLHPLGDVEQGVVHVVGPQLGLTQPGMTVVCGDSHTSTHGAFGGLAFGIGTSQVEHVLATQTLPMARPKTMAITVDGELPDEVTAKDLILAIIARIGTGGGQGYVLEYRGPAIEKLSMEARMTICNMSIEAGARAGMIAPDRTTFDYLEGRPHAPKGEDWDAAVAYWKTLRTDDDAVFDAEVVIEAAELAPFVTWGTNPGQGAPLSSNVPDPASYDDASERLAAEKALEYMGLTAGQPLRQIKVDTVFVGSCTNGRIEDLRAAAAIVDGRKVADGVRMLVVPGSARVGLQAVDEGLDKVFKEAGAEWRHAGCSMCLGMNPDQLAPGERSASTSNRNFEGRQGKGGRTHLVSPQVAAATAVLGHLASPADLAEADVATPAGV, encoded by the coding sequence ATGGGTAGGACACTCGCGGAGAAGGTCTGGGACGACCATGTCGTCCGGCGCGCCGAGGGCGAGCCCGACCTCCTTTTCATCGATCTGCACCTGCTGCACGAGGTGACCAGCCCGCAGGCGTTCGACGGCCTGCGGCAGAACGGCCGCCGGGTCCGGCGCCTCGACCTCACCATCGCCACCGAGGATCACAACACCCCGACCCTCGACATCGACAAGCCCATCGCGGACCCCGTCTCGCGCGCCCAGCTGGAGACCCTGCGCAGGAACTGCGCCGAGTTCGGTGTCCGGCTGCACCCGCTGGGCGATGTCGAGCAGGGCGTCGTCCATGTCGTCGGCCCGCAGCTGGGCCTCACCCAGCCCGGGATGACCGTGGTCTGCGGTGACTCCCACACCTCCACGCACGGCGCCTTCGGCGGTCTGGCGTTCGGCATCGGCACCTCGCAGGTCGAGCATGTGCTGGCCACCCAGACCCTCCCCATGGCCCGGCCGAAGACCATGGCCATCACCGTCGACGGCGAACTGCCCGACGAGGTCACCGCGAAGGACCTGATCCTGGCGATCATCGCCCGGATCGGCACCGGCGGCGGCCAGGGCTACGTCCTGGAGTACCGCGGCCCGGCCATCGAGAAGCTCTCGATGGAGGCCCGGATGACCATCTGCAACATGTCGATCGAGGCCGGGGCCCGCGCGGGCATGATCGCGCCCGACCGGACCACCTTCGACTACCTCGAAGGCCGTCCGCACGCCCCGAAGGGCGAGGACTGGGACGCCGCCGTCGCGTACTGGAAGACGCTGCGCACCGACGACGACGCCGTCTTCGACGCCGAGGTCGTCATCGAGGCCGCCGAGCTGGCGCCGTTCGTCACCTGGGGCACCAACCCCGGTCAGGGCGCGCCGCTCTCCTCGAACGTCCCCGACCCGGCTTCGTACGACGACGCTTCGGAGCGGCTCGCCGCCGAAAAGGCCCTGGAGTACATGGGGTTGACCGCCGGACAGCCGCTGCGGCAGATCAAGGTCGACACCGTCTTCGTAGGTTCATGCACCAACGGCCGCATCGAGGACCTGCGCGCCGCCGCCGCCATCGTGGACGGCCGCAAAGTCGCCGACGGCGTACGGATGCTGGTCGTCCCCGGCTCCGCCCGGGTCGGACTCCAGGCCGTGGACGAGGGACTGGACAAGGTCTTCAAGGAGGCCGGGGCCGAATGGCGGCACGCGGGCTGTTCCATGTGTCTGGGCATGAACCCCGACCAACTGGCTCCCGGTGAGCGTTCCGCCTCCACGTCCAACCGCAACTTCGAGGGACGGCAGGGCAAGGGCGGCCGTACCCATCTGGTCTCCCCGCAGGTCGCCGCCGCCACCGCGGTACTGGGCCACCTGGCCTCCCCGGCCGATCTCGCCGAGGCCGACGTCGCCACACCCGCAGGAGTCTGA
- the ndgR gene encoding IclR family transcriptional regulator NdgR: MDNSSGVGVLDKAALVLSALESGPATLAGLVAATGLARPTAHRLAVALEHHRMVARDMQGRFILGPRLAELAAAAGEDRLLATAGPVLTHLRDITGESAQLYRRQGDMRICVAAAERLSGLRDTVPVGSTLTMKAGSSAQILMAWEEPERLHRGLQGARFTATALSGVRRRGWAQSIGEREPGVASVSAPVRGPSNRVVAAVSVSGPIERLTRHPGRMHAQAVIDAAARLSEALRRTG, translated from the coding sequence ATGGACAACTCTAGTGGTGTCGGCGTACTCGACAAGGCGGCTCTCGTACTGAGCGCCCTGGAGTCCGGTCCGGCCACCCTCGCCGGGCTGGTCGCGGCGACCGGGCTCGCCCGGCCCACGGCACATCGTCTCGCGGTCGCCCTGGAGCACCACAGGATGGTCGCCCGCGACATGCAGGGGCGGTTCATCCTGGGCCCGCGGCTCGCGGAGCTGGCCGCGGCGGCCGGCGAGGACCGGCTGCTGGCCACGGCGGGGCCGGTGCTCACGCATCTGCGGGACATCACGGGAGAGAGCGCGCAGCTCTACCGGCGCCAGGGTGACATGAGGATCTGTGTGGCCGCCGCCGAGCGGCTGTCCGGACTGCGGGACACCGTGCCCGTGGGGTCCACGCTGACCATGAAGGCGGGCTCGTCCGCGCAGATCCTGATGGCCTGGGAGGAGCCGGAGCGGCTGCACCGCGGTCTCCAGGGCGCCCGTTTCACGGCCACGGCGCTGTCGGGTGTGCGCCGCCGGGGCTGGGCGCAGTCGATCGGCGAGCGGGAGCCGGGGGTCGCCTCGGTGTCCGCGCCGGTGCGCGGCCCGTCCAACCGTGTCGTCGCGGCCGTCTCGGTGTCCGGCCCGATCGAGCGGCTGACCCGCCACCCGGGGCGGATGCACGCGCAGGCGGTCATCGACGCGGCGGCCCGGCTCTCCGAGGCCCTGCGCCGCACGGGCTGA
- a CDS encoding DUF4188 domain-containing protein — protein sequence MGAEPNKGRMTTEADEEIVVFLIGMRVNNWRAVRSWLPTVRAMPPMLKELSDDPDSGMLGYRFLYSPRVFSTVQYWESKEKLLAYASRQDAEHRPAWTAFNRRARDGRGSVGIFHETYLVPAGAYENVYVDMPAFGLGAARGTVPVGRRGDRAAQRFGSAAPGGA from the coding sequence ATGGGTGCTGAGCCGAACAAGGGGCGGATGACGACCGAGGCCGACGAGGAGATCGTGGTCTTCCTCATCGGGATGCGGGTCAACAACTGGCGGGCGGTGCGCAGCTGGCTGCCGACCGTGCGTGCGATGCCGCCGATGCTCAAGGAGCTGTCCGACGATCCGGACTCCGGGATGCTCGGGTACCGCTTCCTCTACTCGCCCCGTGTCTTCAGCACGGTCCAGTACTGGGAGTCGAAGGAGAAGCTGCTCGCGTACGCCTCACGGCAGGACGCCGAGCACCGGCCGGCCTGGACCGCGTTCAACCGCCGCGCACGGGACGGCCGGGGGAGCGTCGGGATCTTCCACGAGACCTACCTGGTCCCCGCGGGCGCCTACGAGAACGTCTACGTGGACATGCCCGCGTTCGGACTGGGGGCCGCCCGCGGCACGGTCCCCGTGGGGCGCCGGGGCGACCGTGCGGCCCAGCGGTTCGGCTCCGCGGCACCCGGCGGCGCCTGA